In one Deinococcus aestuarii genomic region, the following are encoded:
- a CDS encoding DUF2268 domain-containing putative Zn-dependent protease (predicted Zn-dependent protease with a strongly conserved HExxH motif), translating to MANVLHLMNAGGLLSPALEAEVREVAGAALSRHAARLGLDGVDVAVYGTPWTLPETGVGGYAPLPHWVQVTLTPENPNFAACWRTEIPATLAHELHHARRWQGPGYGITLLEALVSEGLAQHFEAEERGEAPPYARSSTDLNSLWTRAQAELDSPTYDHNAWFFGSEAAGLPRWTGYALGYELVRRFFTWQGADAVTHADTAAEEFRGAWGIYE from the coding sequence GTGGCGAACGTGCTGCATTTGATGAACGCGGGCGGGCTCCTCTCCCCCGCCCTGGAAGCCGAAGTGCGAGAGGTGGCGGGGGCGGCCCTCTCGCGGCACGCGGCCCGGCTGGGATTGGATGGAGTGGACGTAGCAGTGTACGGAACTCCGTGGACGCTGCCGGAAACAGGAGTCGGAGGCTACGCGCCGCTTCCGCATTGGGTGCAGGTCACCCTCACTCCCGAGAATCCAAACTTCGCGGCGTGCTGGCGCACCGAGATTCCCGCGACTCTCGCCCACGAACTCCACCACGCGCGGCGCTGGCAGGGGCCCGGGTACGGAATCACGCTGCTAGAAGCGCTCGTCAGCGAAGGGCTGGCCCAACATTTCGAGGCAGAGGAGCGTGGTGAAGCGCCGCCCTACGCACGCTCCTCCACTGACCTCAACTCCCTGTGGACCCGAGCACAGGCGGAACTGGACAGCCCCACCTACGATCACAACGCCTGGTTCTTCGGCTCGGAGGCGGCAGGCCTGCCGCGCTGGACCGGGTACGCCCTCGGCTACGAACTCGTGCGCCGCTTCTTCACGTGGCAAGGCGCCGACGCCGTGACTCACGCTGATACTGCCGCAGAGGAGTTCCGGGGGGCGTGGGGAATCTACGAATAG
- the pyrE gene encoding orotate phosphoribosyltransferase codes for MDVLALYREAGAYHEGHFLLASGRHSPKFLQSTTLLQYPHLTERIGQGIAEKLRKAGVHATVTVGPAMGGVVLAYEVARHLNRQGGTRAIFAEKDGRGGMKLREAFTLAPGEPFVAVEDVLTTGGSVLKAVRAAEAAGGKCVAIACIVDRRKEEGPLEGYPLVSLAHLTFDTYAPDEVPEWLAQRPLQEI; via the coding sequence ATGGACGTTCTGGCCCTGTACCGCGAGGCGGGCGCGTATCACGAGGGGCACTTCCTGCTCGCCTCGGGCCGCCACTCCCCCAAGTTCCTGCAATCCACCACCCTGCTCCAGTACCCCCACCTCACGGAACGCATCGGCCAGGGCATAGCGGAGAAGCTACGTAAGGCGGGGGTACATGCCACGGTCACCGTCGGCCCCGCGATGGGCGGCGTGGTCCTCGCCTACGAGGTCGCCCGCCACCTGAACCGGCAGGGGGGCACCCGCGCCATCTTCGCCGAGAAGGACGGGCGGGGCGGCATGAAGCTTCGGGAGGCTTTCACCCTCGCCCCCGGTGAACCCTTCGTCGCCGTGGAGGACGTGCTCACGACGGGCGGCAGCGTCCTCAAGGCCGTGCGCGCGGCGGAGGCGGCAGGTGGGAAATGCGTCGCCATCGCCTGCATCGTGGACAGGCGGAAGGAGGAGGGGCCGCTGGAAGGTTACCCGCTCGTCAGCCTGGCCCATCTGACCTTCGACACCTACGCTCCGGATGAAGTGCCGGAGTGGCTGGCGCAGAGGCCGTTGCAGGAGATTTGA
- a CDS encoding XRE family transcriptional regulator, translating into MESPDHAPPFPHALALRSRRLLLGIPLRRVAREAGLDPHLLGAVERGEYDPRSLHVLARRVLAHTLDVAL; encoded by the coding sequence ATGGAGTCCCCTGACCATGCGCCCCCCTTTCCCCACGCCCTCGCCCTGCGCTCGCGCCGCCTGCTGCTCGGCATCCCGCTGCGGAGGGTGGCGCGGGAGGCGGGGCTCGACCCCCACCTGCTCGGCGCCGTCGAGCGCGGGGAGTACGACCCCCGCAGTCTCCACGTGCTCGCCCGCCGGGTCCTGGCCCACACGCTCGACGTGGCGTTGTAG
- a CDS encoding RNase H family protein: MNQAYVDASWHELPGGQGVGGWGLVLLLPEALPARYQGQLDAPDNNAAELRAVLEAVRHAPANESLAVYTDNEAVIASVGRGRGPHSLTEQAREVQDETEARGVRLRVSYAPRTRRHMLAAHDLANDARRGLTTPAVAGPHADVLIEQRPSSPEARVSLRRHGERVTAHVHLEPLSAVPPSAQALLAAVTLARPGEVLFVRRASKVAQALWQRPERALLPDALARLQEARQTADGLGVQVQFQKTGEGRG, from the coding sequence GTGAATCAGGCCTATGTGGACGCGAGCTGGCACGAACTCCCGGGCGGGCAGGGGGTCGGCGGCTGGGGTCTGGTGCTCCTGCTGCCGGAAGCCCTCCCCGCCCGCTACCAGGGGCAACTCGACGCGCCGGACAACAATGCCGCCGAGCTGCGCGCCGTGCTGGAGGCCGTGCGCCATGCCCCGGCGAACGAGTCGCTGGCGGTGTACACCGACAACGAGGCGGTGATCGCGTCGGTGGGGCGGGGACGGGGACCGCACTCGCTCACCGAACAGGCCCGCGAGGTTCAAGACGAGACGGAGGCGCGCGGCGTTCGGCTGCGGGTGAGTTACGCGCCGCGCACCCGGCGGCACATGCTCGCCGCCCACGACCTCGCCAACGACGCCCGGCGGGGCCTGACGACTCCTGCCGTCGCCGGGCCGCACGCCGACGTGCTCATCGAGCAGCGGCCCAGCAGCCCCGAGGCGCGCGTCAGCCTGCGCCGTCACGGGGAGCGGGTCACGGCGCACGTTCACCTTGAGCCCCTCTCCGCCGTGCCGCCGAGTGCCCAGGCCCTCCTCGCCGCCGTGACGCTGGCCCGCCCCGGCGAGGTGCTGTTCGTCCGGCGCGCGAGCAAGGTGGCGCAGGCCCTCTGGCAGCGGCCCGAGCGTGCCCTCCTCCCAGACGCCCTCGCCCGCTTGCAGGAGGCGCGGCAGACGGCGGACGGGCTGGGGGTACAGGTGCAGTTCCAGAAGACGGGGGAAGGGAGGGGATGA
- a CDS encoding metal-dependent hydrolase: MPLQLRFLGQSAFLLQNGEHRVLIDPFIAGNPKSPVTLEEALGWNVSAVLISHAHGDHWGNALDFGRAGVPVIGTAEIGNYAGQHGAANAIGANIGGTVRGEWGSVYFTPAWHSSSFPDGTYGGMPTGLVIEMGGVRVYHAGDTNLFSDMRLIGDRGLDAALLPVGDHYTMGPEEAARALELLRPRVAVPMHYGTFPPLTGDPQVFAREGQARGVDVRVLEPGEWAEV; the protein is encoded by the coding sequence ATGCCCCTCCAGCTTCGCTTCCTCGGCCAGAGCGCCTTCCTGCTTCAGAACGGCGAGCACCGCGTCCTGATCGACCCTTTCATCGCGGGGAACCCCAAGTCGCCCGTCACCCTGGAGGAGGCGCTGGGCTGGAACGTCAGCGCCGTCCTGATCAGCCACGCGCACGGCGACCACTGGGGGAACGCCCTCGACTTCGGCCGGGCGGGGGTACCCGTCATCGGCACGGCGGAGATCGGGAACTACGCGGGCCAGCACGGCGCCGCGAACGCCATCGGCGCGAACATCGGCGGCACCGTGCGCGGCGAGTGGGGCAGCGTGTATTTCACCCCCGCATGGCACTCGTCCTCCTTCCCTGACGGCACCTACGGGGGGATGCCCACCGGCCTCGTGATCGAGATGGGCGGCGTGCGCGTCTACCACGCGGGCGACACCAACCTCTTTTCCGACATGCGCCTGATCGGCGACCGTGGCCTCGACGCCGCCCTGCTGCCGGTCGGCGACCATTACACGATGGGGCCGGAGGAGGCCGCCCGCGCGCTGGAGCTGCTGCGCCCCCGCGTCGCCGTCCCCATGCACTACGGGACCTTCCCGCCCCTGACCGGCGACCCACAGGTCTTCGCGCGGGAGGGGCAGGCGCGCGGGGTGGACGTGCGGGTGCTGGAGCCGGGGGAATGGGCGGAGGTGTGA
- the cdaA gene encoding diadenylate cyclase CdaA, with protein MPSLGSLTLQDVLDVLLVTFLIYQGYLLVVGTRAVNVVRGILVFAGVWVVSKVLGLATLSYLLDRAGTVGLFALVVLFQPELRAALERVGRPRGRDAGQSGAALQDLARAMERLAERKTGALIAIERRTPLGEYAATGVRLDAVVSVPFLEALFARNAPLHDGGVIIQESRVVAAGCLFPLQAADGTYRRYGTRHRAAIGLSELTDAVVLVVSEERGSMRIALAGRLGPHLNGSELREQLRALVYDRLDLIGELPGAAPAALEPEAGGKPERGGA; from the coding sequence CTGCCTTCCCTCGGTTCACTGACCCTTCAGGACGTTCTCGACGTGCTGCTGGTGACGTTCCTGATCTACCAGGGCTACTTGCTGGTGGTGGGCACGCGGGCGGTGAACGTGGTGCGCGGCATCCTCGTCTTCGCGGGGGTGTGGGTGGTCTCGAAGGTGCTGGGCCTCGCCACCCTGAGTTACCTCCTCGACCGGGCGGGGACGGTGGGCCTCTTTGCGCTCGTGGTGCTCTTTCAGCCGGAGCTGCGCGCCGCGCTGGAGCGGGTGGGCCGTCCACGCGGGCGGGACGCCGGGCAGAGCGGGGCGGCCTTGCAGGACCTTGCGCGGGCGATGGAGCGTCTCGCCGAGCGCAAGACGGGGGCGCTGATCGCCATCGAGCGCCGTACCCCGCTCGGCGAGTACGCGGCGACGGGCGTGCGGCTCGACGCGGTGGTGAGCGTGCCCTTTTTGGAGGCCCTCTTTGCCCGCAACGCCCCGCTGCACGACGGGGGCGTGATCATTCAGGAGTCGCGGGTGGTGGCGGCGGGGTGCCTTTTCCCCCTCCAGGCCGCCGACGGCACCTACCGCCGCTACGGCACCCGGCACCGGGCGGCCATCGGGCTGTCCGAACTCACGGACGCCGTGGTGCTGGTCGTGAGCGAGGAACGCGGCTCGATGCGGATCGCGCTGGCGGGCAGGCTGGGCCCGCACCTCAACGGCTCGGAATTGCGCGAACAATTGCGGGCCCTGGTGTATGACCGGCTGGACCTCATCGGGGAGCTGCCGGGCGCGGCGCCCGCGGCCCTGGAGCCCGAGGCCGGCGGCAAGCCCGAGCGGGGCGGCGCGTGA
- a CDS encoding CdaR family protein, producing the protein MKGPGGELRRWLDPRYLWRRALHNLPAKVLAFLVAVTLWFVATSDRRANVEQGFDVPLTVSDTTGGRGEGTRAVSGLTPATVRVTLSGRPERLQELTGDDVRAVVDVTGVPEGSFTLPVAVEPPTGTTLREQRPRRVQGFVDTRLTRSLPVTLSVATPPEASLPRYGVSPDGATVAGPGRVVREVARLVSTPLSLAPGDEREAALIALDAGGQPVPGVTTNPASVTVRRLDTGELPVKAVRVVLSDPPAGLRVTSVSVQPSSVRLIAAPELLARLREVTGVVAYREGTYTAPVTLRVPAGAQALEGVSVRLTVERPTPTPGPDGGPPPAPAPNPPSP; encoded by the coding sequence GTGAAGGGCCCAGGGGGCGAGCTGCGGCGCTGGCTCGACCCGCGCTACCTGTGGCGGCGGGCGCTGCACAACCTGCCCGCCAAGGTGCTCGCGTTCCTGGTGGCCGTGACCCTGTGGTTCGTGGCGACGAGCGACCGCCGGGCGAACGTGGAGCAGGGCTTCGACGTGCCCCTGACAGTCTCGGACACGACGGGCGGGCGGGGCGAGGGCACCCGCGCCGTGAGCGGCCTGACCCCGGCGACCGTCCGGGTGACGCTGAGCGGGCGGCCCGAGCGGCTCCAGGAGCTGACGGGCGACGACGTGCGGGCGGTGGTGGACGTGACCGGCGTGCCGGAGGGGAGCTTCACCCTGCCCGTGGCGGTGGAACCCCCCACCGGCACAACCCTGCGCGAGCAGCGGCCCCGGCGGGTGCAGGGCTTCGTGGACACCCGGCTGACCCGCAGCCTGCCCGTCACGCTGAGCGTTGCCACCCCCCCCGAGGCGAGCCTGCCGCGTTACGGCGTGAGCCCCGACGGGGCCACCGTGGCCGGACCGGGCCGGGTGGTGCGCGAGGTGGCGCGGCTGGTGAGTACGCCCCTGAGCCTCGCCCCCGGCGACGAGCGCGAGGCGGCCCTGATCGCCCTCGACGCCGGGGGGCAGCCCGTCCCCGGCGTGACGACCAACCCGGCCAGCGTCACGGTGCGCCGCCTTGACACCGGGGAGCTGCCCGTCAAGGCCGTGCGGGTGGTGCTGAGCGACCCGCCCGCCGGCCTGCGCGTCACCTCGGTCAGCGTGCAGCCCAGCAGCGTGCGCCTGATCGCCGCCCCTGAACTCCTCGCCCGGCTGCGCGAGGTGACCGGGGTCGTCGCGTACCGGGAAGGCACCTACACCGCCCCCGTCACCCTGCGCGTCCCGGCAGGAGCCCAGGCGCTCGAGGGCGTCAGCGTGCGCCTCACCGTCGAGCGCCCCACGCCCACGCCCGGGCCAGACGGCGGGCCCCCACCCGCTCCGGCGCCGAACCCCCCCTCCCCCTGA
- the yqeK gene encoding bis(5'-nucleosyl)-tetraphosphatase (symmetrical) YqeK, with translation MIAQFLDLQHPLAELAGWDERVRLMVRPRRYEHVLRVADLACRIARANGLDEARAYAAGLLHDLARDLPDAELLRLAPPECDIDAVHPLALHGRAARTLLERWGYRDPVVLEAVEDHTTGPRGGNPVADCVYVADVSEPGRGVNEHIRDLALHDLPAALSGALVSKVTYLQGRGITVHPRTLRAYHALPCVRQALAGGQEAPLCPAPDGPALRPPRRRRPSSHT, from the coding sequence ATGATTGCCCAATTCCTCGACCTTCAGCACCCGCTGGCCGAACTCGCCGGCTGGGACGAGCGGGTGCGGCTGATGGTGCGCCCCCGGCGGTACGAACACGTGCTGCGGGTGGCCGACCTCGCCTGCCGCATCGCGCGCGCCAACGGGCTCGACGAGGCGCGGGCCTACGCGGCGGGGCTGCTGCACGACCTCGCCCGCGACCTGCCGGACGCCGAGCTGCTGCGGCTGGCCCCCCCCGAGTGCGACATCGACGCCGTGCACCCGCTCGCGCTGCACGGGCGGGCGGCCCGGACCCTGCTCGAACGCTGGGGCTACCGCGACCCCGTGGTGCTGGAGGCGGTCGAGGACCACACGACGGGCCCGCGCGGGGGCAACCCGGTCGCCGACTGCGTGTACGTCGCCGACGTGTCCGAGCCCGGCCGCGGGGTGAACGAGCACATCCGCGACCTCGCGCTGCACGACCTTCCGGCGGCGCTGAGTGGTGCCCTCGTCTCCAAGGTGACCTACCTCCAGGGGCGCGGCATCACGGTGCATCCCCGCACCCTGCGCGCCTACCACGCGCTGCCCTGCGTGCGGCAGGCGCTGGCCGGGGGGCAGGAAGCGCCCCTGTGCCCCGCCCCGGACGGGCCGGCCCTCCGGCCCCCGCGTCGGCGCCGCCCCTCCTCCCACACATGA
- a CDS encoding LCP family protein — MTFGPATRRSRLRALQLGGLSLASLSLGGFAVLGTPGASPLQATPVRGGVPHFTLLLAGRDIVYCAYRTPCRDQEQRTGLIQPPNTDTLMLVKVDAGQVSVLNIPRDTNVGEFDPQASVAAQKVNSRYWSGGPQALTRAVETITGERVDAYMIVRTDYVARVIDALGGLDVTVPEGGIEWVDQAAGVDLRLPAGQHHLQGEQAVLFLRVRKGFGDDYGRIDHQKQALTQLAARLRSPQGLAALPTILGGIGNGVETNVDPGLLTTLLPHLPDLRLSFATLPTGTIAGTFNLAADREALARVWGQGTGAGASRTAPDVGVRVVDASGAGLGAGLTRALRALGYTRVTVETAPPSREASQVLTGQSVEAANELALTLGLPRLQGERFPVSAGEVGILLGADARVSLAALAALSRGADRPLLSRVPTTENP, encoded by the coding sequence ATGACCTTCGGCCCGGCCACCCGCCGCTCCCGGCTGCGCGCGCTGCAACTCGGGGGGCTGAGCCTCGCCTCCCTCTCGCTGGGGGGCTTCGCGGTGCTCGGCACGCCGGGTGCGTCGCCGCTCCAGGCCACCCCGGTGCGGGGAGGCGTGCCGCACTTCACGCTGCTGCTCGCCGGGCGGGACATCGTGTACTGCGCCTACCGCACGCCCTGCCGGGACCAGGAGCAGCGCACCGGCCTGATCCAGCCCCCCAACACCGATACGCTCATGCTCGTGAAGGTGGACGCCGGGCAGGTCAGCGTGCTCAACATCCCGCGCGACACGAACGTGGGGGAGTTCGACCCCCAGGCGTCCGTCGCCGCGCAGAAGGTGAACAGCCGCTACTGGTCGGGGGGCCCGCAGGCCCTCACCCGCGCGGTGGAGACGATCACGGGCGAACGGGTGGACGCCTACATGATCGTGCGCACCGACTACGTGGCGCGGGTGATCGACGCGCTCGGCGGCCTCGACGTGACCGTGCCCGAGGGCGGCATCGAGTGGGTCGATCAGGCGGCGGGGGTGGACCTGCGCCTCCCGGCGGGGCAGCACCACCTTCAGGGCGAACAGGCCGTCCTCTTCCTGCGGGTGCGCAAGGGGTTCGGCGACGACTACGGGCGCATCGACCACCAGAAGCAGGCCCTGACCCAGCTTGCCGCGCGGCTGCGGTCGCCGCAGGGGCTGGCGGCGCTGCCCACCATCCTGGGCGGCATCGGCAACGGGGTGGAGACGAACGTCGATCCCGGCCTGCTGACCACCCTGCTGCCGCACCTGCCGGACCTGAGGCTTTCGTTCGCCACCCTGCCCACGGGGACGATTGCGGGCACCTTTAACCTCGCGGCGGACCGGGAGGCGCTCGCCCGGGTGTGGGGGCAGGGCACGGGGGCGGGCGCCTCCCGGACGGCGCCGGACGTGGGCGTGCGCGTGGTGGACGCCAGCGGCGCGGGGCTCGGGGCGGGGCTGACGCGGGCGCTGCGGGCGCTGGGGTACACTCGCGTGACGGTGGAGACGGCGCCCCCCAGCCGCGAGGCGAGCCAGGTCCTGACCGGGCAGAGCGTGGAGGCCGCGAACGAGCTCGCGCTCACCCTGGGGTTGCCCCGGCTCCAGGGTGAGCGCTTCCCGGTTTCGGCGGGCGAGGTCGGTATCCTGCTGGGGGCCGACGCCCGCGTCAGCCTCGCCGCCCTCGCCGCCCTCAGCCGGGGCGCGGACCGGCCCCTGCTGAGTCGCGTGCCCACCACGGAGAATCCATGA
- the rsfS gene encoding ribosome silencing factor, which translates to MTSTAHPSDPTFHQLRVIVDAARERRAEDVVVLDLTEVSSTLEYFVICTATAGLQLGAVQENIREKAQEAGLPRPSVEGPSERWLLLAFGGSIVVHIMTREAREYYDLEGLWSDAHVMNFPEQTADRTL; encoded by the coding sequence ATGACCTCGACAGCCCACCCAAGCGACCCCACCTTCCACCAGCTCCGCGTCATCGTGGACGCCGCCCGCGAACGCCGCGCCGAGGACGTGGTCGTGCTCGACCTGACCGAGGTCTCCTCCACCCTCGAATACTTCGTGATCTGCACCGCCACCGCCGGGCTGCAACTGGGCGCCGTGCAGGAGAATATCCGCGAGAAGGCCCAGGAGGCGGGACTCCCGCGCCCCAGCGTGGAGGGCCCCAGCGAACGCTGGCTGCTCCTGGCCTTCGGCGGCAGCATCGTCGTCCACATCATGACCCGCGAGGCGCGAGAGTATTACGACCTCGAAGGCCTCTGGAGCGACGCCCACGTGATGAACTTCCCCGAGCAGACGGCGGACCGGACGCTGTGA
- a CDS encoding winged helix-turn-helix domain-containing protein produces MSHVVVIEDEGTVREVVRFHLERAGLRVSVFDTARAAEEALSGADALVLDWMLPGESGLGLLRRLRADPERRRLPVLMLTARAAEAERVEGLESGADDYLTKPFSAAELVARVRALLRRSLPDAPQVLSNGPLGLDLGAAAARLGEARLHLTRREFDLLAFLTRNTGRVYSRAELLDRVWGADFLGGERTVDQHVTQLRAHLGDDPAHPRFLETVRGKGYRMRPWASP; encoded by the coding sequence ATGAGCCATGTGGTCGTGATCGAGGACGAGGGCACCGTGCGGGAGGTGGTGCGCTTTCACCTGGAACGCGCCGGGCTGCGGGTGAGTGTGTTCGACACGGCGCGCGCGGCGGAGGAAGCGCTTTCCGGGGCGGACGCCCTGGTGCTCGACTGGATGCTGCCGGGCGAGAGCGGCCTGGGTCTGCTGCGCCGGTTGCGCGCCGACCCCGAGCGGCGGCGCCTCCCGGTGCTGATGCTCACCGCCCGAGCGGCAGAGGCGGAGCGGGTGGAGGGGCTGGAATCGGGCGCGGACGACTACCTCACCAAGCCCTTTTCGGCGGCCGAACTTGTGGCGCGGGTGCGGGCCCTGCTGAGGCGTTCGCTGCCCGACGCCCCGCAGGTCCTGAGCAACGGCCCGCTCGGGCTGGACCTGGGGGCCGCCGCCGCGCGCCTGGGGGAAGCGAGGCTGCACCTCACCCGCCGCGAGTTCGACCTGCTCGCCTTCCTGACCCGCAACACGGGCCGGGTGTACTCGCGCGCCGAACTTCTCGACCGGGTGTGGGGCGCCGACTTTTTGGGCGGTGAGCGCACGGTGGACCAGCACGTCACCCAACTGCGCGCGCACCTGGGCGACGACCCGGCCCACCCCCGCTTTCTGGAGACCGTGCGCGGCAAGGGCTACCGGATGCGCCCCTGGGCGTCGCCGTGA
- a CDS encoding sensor histidine kinase, with protein MDALPQAVLLFRTGEAAPRAPTVTWVNAAAVRLWGVPRERAAGRPLLEVVRRHTLEALAGRGGELELEASGRTLRCTAVPPEGEEEGALIVEDVTELRRREAELREATAVLSHEFRTPVTGLRGVLEALEYDMPPELAQNFVRQGLQEVERLARLVEDLAVGFRPTRARTLPLADAFARAERLLAPEVGSRGAGLSFGESHLVRADPDKLLQVLLNLIENALRYGPPGRPIEVQTARQGAWVEVTVLDHGPPLEDTGALFRAHTRGRHATGQGSGMGLYIVRSIVHGWGGQAWTERRGERNAFCFTLPGVAGLG; from the coding sequence ATGGACGCCCTGCCCCAGGCCGTGCTGCTTTTCCGCACCGGCGAGGCGGCCCCGCGCGCCCCCACGGTGACCTGGGTGAACGCCGCCGCCGTGCGGCTGTGGGGCGTGCCCCGCGAGCGCGCGGCGGGCCGCCCCCTGCTGGAGGTCGTGCGCCGTCATACCCTGGAGGCGCTCGCCGGTCGCGGCGGCGAACTCGAACTGGAGGCGAGCGGGCGGACCCTGCGCTGCACTGCCGTCCCGCCGGAGGGGGAGGAGGAGGGCGCCCTGATCGTCGAGGACGTGACCGAACTCCGCCGCCGGGAGGCCGAGCTGCGGGAAGCCACGGCCGTCCTCTCGCACGAGTTCCGCACGCCCGTCACCGGGTTGAGAGGCGTGCTGGAGGCGTTGGAGTACGACATGCCCCCCGAACTCGCGCAGAACTTCGTGCGTCAGGGCCTTCAGGAGGTCGAGCGTCTCGCCCGCCTCGTCGAGGACCTCGCGGTCGGTTTCCGGCCCACCCGCGCCCGCACCCTGCCGCTCGCCGACGCCTTCGCCCGTGCCGAGCGCCTGCTCGCTCCCGAGGTCGGATCACGCGGCGCGGGTCTGTCCTTCGGTGAGAGTCACCTCGTGCGCGCCGACCCCGACAAGCTGCTTCAGGTCCTCCTCAACCTGATCGAGAATGCCCTCCGGTACGGTCCCCCCGGCCGCCCCATCGAGGTGCAGACCGCGCGGCAGGGCGCCTGGGTGGAGGTCACCGTCCTCGACCACGGCCCCCCGCTGGAGGACACCGGGGCCCTCTTCCGCGCCCACACCCGGGGCAGGCACGCCACCGGGCAGGGGAGCGGCATGGGGCTGTACATCGTGCGCAGCATCGTTCACGGCTGGGGAGGTCAGGCCTGGACCGAACGCCGGGGTGAGCGCAACGCCTTTTGCTTCACGCTGCCGGGGGTCGCCGGACTCGGGTAG
- a CDS encoding PRC and DUF2382 domain-containing protein — protein sequence MPHLHRLSDISNSYREDFQDSGMYSPVGATAYAGGSQIGTVRDVLVDDDYGKIRYLLVDDDNGSLNGALIVPIGYARIENDGVYFDSMTGTQLSSLHRYDENEEYVFDVEESDERVLRGANTAMGTTTSTTTTTAVAGTTMGDAAMGTAATGTAGTFYDREARDRMFKTPDRLQLLEERLTVNKEKYRAGSVQIGKRVETHQETVSVPVQREEVIIERHPVSNPQPVQGDVLSSSGTETVRVELEAERAQVSKQAFVTEEVEVGKRVVTEQQTVTDTVGREVLEVNETGDVRVTGDDDLRNNRK from the coding sequence ATGCCACACCTTCACCGTCTGTCCGATATCTCCAACAGCTACCGCGAGGATTTTCAGGACTCAGGGATGTACAGCCCGGTGGGCGCGACCGCCTACGCCGGGGGAAGCCAGATCGGCACCGTCCGTGACGTGCTCGTCGACGACGACTACGGCAAGATCCGTTACCTGCTCGTCGACGACGACAACGGCAGCCTCAACGGCGCGCTGATCGTGCCCATCGGCTACGCGCGGATCGAAAACGACGGCGTGTACTTCGACAGCATGACCGGCACCCAGCTCTCCTCACTGCACCGCTACGACGAGAACGAGGAGTACGTCTTCGACGTCGAGGAAAGCGACGAGCGGGTGCTGCGTGGCGCGAACACGGCGATGGGGACCACGACCTCGACGACCACCACGACCGCTGTGGCGGGCACCACGATGGGTGACGCGGCGATGGGCACGGCGGCCACGGGTACGGCGGGCACCTTTTACGACCGCGAAGCCCGGGACCGGATGTTCAAGACCCCCGACCGCCTCCAGCTTCTGGAGGAGCGTCTGACGGTCAACAAGGAGAAGTACCGCGCGGGCAGCGTGCAGATCGGCAAACGGGTGGAGACCCACCAGGAGACCGTGAGCGTGCCGGTGCAGCGCGAGGAAGTGATCATCGAGCGCCACCCTGTCAGCAACCCTCAGCCGGTCCAGGGTGACGTGCTCTCGTCGAGCGGCACTGAGACCGTGCGGGTGGAGTTGGAAGCCGAGCGCGCCCAGGTCAGCAAGCAGGCCTTCGTCACCGAGGAGGTCGAGGTCGGCAAGCGCGTCGTGACCGAGCAGCAGACGGTGACCGACACGGTGGGCCGCGAGGTGCTGGAAGTCAACGAGACGGGCGACGTGCGGGTCACGGGCGACGACGATCTGCGGAACAACCGCAAGTAA
- the phoU gene encoding phosphate signaling complex protein PhoU — MREALETDLRTVLNGTLNMLGTVERMLPIAGDVLIHAQATRLEDVRAIDREVDAQEERIEAECLRIIALHQPVARDLRLVALILKSLSDIERMGDYVVHVAADGADLAQAPTLKRYINLARMLERLGEMSQNLRTAIADRDVTRAEATIEMDDEVDELYEQIQRELVTYMLEDPRNMSKALTLMRVGRSLERVGDHMENVAERVRYWVTGQREA; from the coding sequence ATGCGTGAAGCCCTCGAAACCGACCTGCGCACCGTCCTCAACGGCACCCTGAACATGCTCGGCACCGTCGAGCGGATGTTGCCCATCGCCGGGGACGTGCTGATCCACGCCCAGGCCACCAGGCTGGAGGACGTCCGGGCCATCGACCGTGAGGTGGACGCGCAGGAGGAGAGAATCGAGGCCGAATGCCTGCGGATCATCGCCCTGCACCAGCCTGTCGCCCGCGACCTGCGCCTCGTCGCCCTGATTCTCAAGAGCCTGTCCGACATCGAGCGGATGGGTGACTATGTGGTCCACGTCGCCGCCGACGGGGCCGACCTCGCGCAGGCCCCGACCCTGAAGCGCTACATCAACCTCGCGCGGATGCTCGAACGGCTGGGTGAAATGAGCCAGAATCTGCGCACCGCCATCGCCGACCGCGACGTGACCCGTGCCGAGGCGACGATAGAGATGGACGACGAGGTGGACGAACTGTACGAGCAGATCCAGCGCGAACTCGTCACCTACATGCTCGAAGACCCCCGCAACATGTCCAAGGCCCTGACCCTGATGCGGGTGGGCCGCAGCCTGGAGCGCGTCGGCGACCATATGGAGAACGTGGCCGAGCGGGTGAGGTACTGGGTGACGGGGCAGCGGGAGGCATAG